The Legionella sp. PATHC032 genome has a window encoding:
- a CDS encoding MFS transporter, with protein MKQNIKHSIIAGLYGNALEWYDFLLYASFAPVFAEIFFPSKIHFVSLIATFSLFAIGFIMRPIGGLLLGHYADHVGRRKALILSMSVMTVSTALIAVLPDFNSLGITAPILFSVLRLIQGLAVGGELPGSTTYLIEHMFQHSRGLAGSLVLSSAFLGIFIGALTASIFSTLFTGDSLLNWGWRYAYLLGGILGILGIYLRIKSVESPTFLKDKHTTELPAKVVFTRFKQQLFLSVIITSILAMANYVLIAYVTTFLVKSEYFLLKDALLINLIALALLTVLIPLMGFLSDVVGRKPIFLIGLFSLCILIFPFFWLLLSGSWWKALCCELLLAIVLAPINATVPTIIAEMFPTSVRASGISISYNIGQALFGGTMPLVAFTLIELSNNKMAPAWYLFLWTLIVIPITISIRESYQKELI; from the coding sequence ATGAAGCAAAACATCAAACACAGCATTATTGCTGGATTATACGGAAATGCTTTAGAGTGGTATGATTTCTTACTCTATGCCAGTTTTGCTCCAGTCTTTGCTGAAATTTTTTTCCCTTCAAAAATCCATTTTGTTTCTCTTATAGCAACATTTAGCTTATTTGCTATAGGATTCATTATGCGACCAATTGGTGGGCTTTTGCTTGGACATTATGCTGACCATGTAGGAAGGCGGAAAGCATTAATACTATCTATGTCAGTAATGACCGTTTCTACCGCATTAATTGCTGTATTGCCTGATTTTAATTCATTGGGAATCACCGCCCCAATTTTATTTTCTGTTTTACGACTGATTCAGGGCCTTGCAGTGGGAGGCGAACTCCCTGGATCAACCACCTATTTGATTGAGCATATGTTTCAACATAGCCGGGGGCTTGCTGGAAGCCTGGTGTTAAGTAGCGCTTTTTTAGGTATTTTTATAGGAGCGCTTACAGCATCAATATTCAGCACATTATTTACAGGTGATTCTCTATTAAATTGGGGATGGCGGTATGCGTATCTGCTAGGGGGGATTTTAGGAATTTTGGGCATTTATTTGCGTATTAAAAGCGTTGAATCACCCACATTTCTTAAGGATAAGCATACTACCGAACTTCCTGCAAAAGTGGTATTCACGCGATTTAAACAGCAATTGTTTTTATCTGTGATAATTACTAGCATTCTTGCCATGGCTAATTATGTACTTATCGCCTATGTCACAACCTTTTTAGTCAAATCTGAGTATTTTCTCTTAAAAGATGCATTATTAATCAATTTAATTGCGCTTGCTCTTTTGACAGTTTTAATACCACTGATGGGATTTCTTTCTGATGTAGTAGGACGTAAGCCTATTTTTTTAATAGGTTTATTTTCTCTTTGCATACTAATCTTCCCATTTTTTTGGCTCTTATTAAGTGGTAGTTGGTGGAAAGCTTTATGCTGCGAATTATTACTGGCGATAGTTTTAGCCCCAATTAATGCGACAGTACCCACTATTATTGCAGAAATGTTTCCAACCAGTGTACGAGCAAGTGGAATTTCCATATCCTATAACATTGGCCAGGCTTTGTTTGGCGGGACCATGCCTTTGGTAGCGTTTACATTGATTGAATTAAGTAACAATAAAATGGCTCCAGCCTGGTACCTGTTCCTGTGGACTCTTATCGTGATACCAATAACCATTTCTATTCGTGAAAGTTATCAAAAAGAACTTATTTAA
- the icmF gene encoding type IVB secretion system protein IcmF — protein sequence MDNSLRALCDAIKKILSQLKPQVNQLSFIVITGKNAQGKSALLKQSNMEEMPVFSEEHAKLYFNQKGIIVELGENWLTNSKTLLLTTLKQLNKCNRHLKITGLILCVDVNDLLIAEPAQFTEQKKSHLQLLQRLGVNLGYQVELALIFTKMDTLAGFSEFYQMDHVNDLSKPLGFSLDCVNQLTKKIETYSLQFNQLIEALGQQVINKMHPVRSTIKRSLIREFPLQLASLRAPIQSLIQGISPKLFHVHSIFFTSAEQGGFSVDRLNKKIQHEYALIVQDTFPQATNFRSYFVEGALKTIQEQCIQTPQTTKFSQKPFIAVAVSLAGLSLLTLIYNHYKTSHILDEASKELLAYEALNNQGTNGAQALYHLSQAANKMNHITSNSISLPTVHQLKLNLHNNTQNRLQGEFLPSLANELEQVITNPGNTPITRYKALKIYLMLGQTKYFSAQPILDWFQQQWQGRASVTTQKQLALLKQTLNNPPQNIPIKSQVISDARNYLNALPTSYLYYSIAKEYFPQEKQKIVIEGFTLPTDEVPTYFTKTGFTKIINELPKITSTLQSENWVLARQDLSQLHNMLIQAYCFDYVTWWQTFMKKSQPLRYQDYHQGRQLTKLIQQSNSFYKFANFIQQETKPDLTESISTFNQFIANQFTDLNLTTLSSIKELDFRISELERFIATLSVVNDGGKTAFTITRSRFINENSSDPISLLYSQARQLPEPLSSWTKQIAGDTWVILIRDSRQYINNQWQKTVYREFQNSIAQRYPFDSSQTAEIDIADFNRFFSTHGLLNTYTEQYLKPFLDTSSPEWKPKAVNDFILPISNEVIDELIRANIITNMFFPDHSEESKIDFSLQKISLDPVVSNLVLEIGGTKLMDNQTSDSLIRFTWPQNNAKLALDSIEGNHYELTEYGTWAIFKLLEKVNVLVDEQDSSSLQILFEVNSNSGRYLLKTNNQINPFTPGILNGFTLNDHIA from the coding sequence ATGGACAATTCATTACGCGCATTATGTGATGCTATAAAAAAAATTCTCTCTCAATTAAAACCGCAAGTTAATCAATTATCTTTTATTGTCATCACCGGAAAAAATGCCCAAGGCAAATCGGCACTGTTAAAGCAAAGTAATATGGAAGAAATGCCCGTATTCAGCGAAGAGCATGCCAAACTGTATTTTAATCAAAAAGGAATCATAGTAGAACTTGGTGAAAATTGGCTTACTAATAGCAAAACATTATTGCTCACAACACTTAAACAATTAAATAAATGCAATCGTCATCTCAAAATTACAGGTTTGATTTTATGCGTGGATGTCAATGATTTACTGATAGCGGAACCCGCACAATTCACCGAACAAAAAAAATCTCATTTGCAACTTCTTCAACGTTTAGGTGTTAATCTGGGATATCAGGTTGAATTAGCTTTAATATTCACCAAGATGGATACCTTGGCTGGTTTTTCTGAATTTTATCAAATGGATCATGTCAATGATCTATCCAAACCACTTGGCTTTTCTCTCGATTGTGTAAACCAGTTAACTAAAAAAATTGAAACGTATTCCCTTCAATTCAATCAATTAATCGAAGCTTTGGGACAGCAAGTTATCAATAAAATGCACCCGGTACGCTCCACTATTAAACGCAGTTTGATCCGAGAATTTCCTTTGCAATTAGCCAGTTTGAGAGCCCCAATTCAATCACTAATTCAAGGAATTTCGCCAAAATTATTCCATGTTCACTCTATTTTTTTCACGAGCGCTGAACAAGGCGGGTTTAGTGTAGACAGGCTAAACAAAAAAATTCAGCATGAATACGCTTTGATTGTTCAGGATACTTTCCCTCAAGCGACCAATTTCAGATCCTACTTTGTAGAAGGCGCACTGAAAACAATCCAGGAACAATGTATCCAGACACCACAGACTACAAAATTTTCTCAAAAACCATTTATTGCTGTTGCAGTAAGTTTGGCAGGGCTCAGTTTATTAACCCTAATTTATAATCACTACAAAACCTCTCATATCCTTGATGAGGCTAGTAAAGAATTGCTTGCCTATGAAGCACTGAATAATCAGGGCACTAATGGCGCACAAGCCTTGTATCACTTATCGCAAGCCGCAAATAAAATGAATCACATTACATCAAACTCCATATCACTGCCTACTGTGCACCAATTAAAATTAAACCTTCACAACAATACTCAAAATCGTTTACAAGGTGAATTTCTTCCCTCTTTAGCCAATGAGTTGGAACAAGTCATCACAAATCCTGGCAACACACCTATAACTCGATACAAAGCTTTAAAAATTTATTTAATGCTAGGACAAACAAAATATTTTTCAGCGCAACCCATACTGGATTGGTTTCAACAACAATGGCAGGGACGTGCATCGGTCACAACTCAAAAACAGTTGGCTCTTTTAAAGCAAACCCTTAACAATCCTCCCCAAAACATACCCATCAAATCACAAGTAATCAGTGATGCAAGGAATTATCTTAATGCGCTTCCAACAAGTTATTTATATTATTCCATTGCTAAAGAGTATTTCCCTCAGGAAAAGCAAAAGATAGTAATAGAAGGTTTTACTTTACCTACAGATGAAGTGCCAACCTATTTTACTAAAACCGGATTTACGAAAATCATTAACGAATTACCTAAAATTACCAGTACACTTCAATCAGAAAACTGGGTGCTTGCAAGACAGGATTTGTCTCAATTACACAATATGCTTATTCAGGCCTATTGTTTTGATTACGTCACTTGGTGGCAAACGTTCATGAAGAAATCCCAACCATTACGGTATCAGGATTATCATCAAGGTCGTCAATTAACAAAACTAATACAACAATCTAATTCGTTTTATAAATTCGCTAATTTTATTCAGCAGGAAACCAAACCGGATTTAACTGAAAGCATATCCACCTTTAACCAATTCATTGCCAATCAATTTACCGATTTAAATTTAACAACTTTATCCAGCATAAAGGAATTAGATTTTAGAATTTCTGAGTTAGAACGATTTATTGCAACTTTATCTGTTGTAAATGATGGAGGTAAAACAGCATTTACCATTACACGATCGCGCTTTATCAATGAAAATTCCTCTGACCCTATAAGTTTGCTCTACAGTCAAGCACGTCAATTACCTGAACCATTGAGTTCGTGGACAAAGCAAATAGCTGGTGACACTTGGGTTATATTGATTAGAGATAGCCGTCAATATATTAATAATCAATGGCAAAAAACCGTCTATAGAGAATTCCAAAACTCTATTGCCCAGCGCTATCCTTTTGATTCGTCACAAACTGCAGAAATAGATATTGCAGATTTTAATCGCTTTTTCTCAACTCATGGCTTATTGAACACCTACACTGAACAATACCTTAAACCATTTCTTGATACTTCATCTCCAGAATGGAAGCCTAAAGCAGTGAATGATTTCATCTTACCCATTTCAAATGAAGTAATTGATGAATTAATCCGTGCCAATATCATCACTAATATGTTTTTTCCTGATCACAGTGAGGAAAGTAAAATTGATTTTAGCTTGCAAAAAATCTCTCTGGATCCAGTAGTTTCTAATCTAGTCCTTGAAATTGGCGGGACCAAATTAATGGATAATCAAACAAGCGATTCATTAATTCGCTTCACCTGGCCTCAAAACAACGCTAAATTGGCTCTTGATTCTATTGAAGGGAATCATTATGAGCTCACAGAATATGGAACCTGGGCAATATTTAAATTACTTGAAAAAGTTAATGTTCTTGTGGATGAACAAGATAGCTCCAGCCTCCAAATACTTTTTGAAGTGAATAGCAACTCCGGCCGGTATTTATTAAAAACAAACAACCAAATTAATCCCTTTACTCCAGGAATTCTAAATGGGTTTACTTTGAACGATCATATTGCATAA
- the icmH gene encoding type IVB secretion system protein IcmH/DotU, whose product MTTEQYPSSLVNRLAITEPALVPSGYYRSKLFIAPFSTNVLVAAAGPLLSLLERLCLSPSLPPVEDIRENIQHELRAFHSKLDASKYPLDIISIAQYLLSATIDEILGKSYLRVYNLTTEFKSFTPLSSDGAQPQQRFFEILNYIKERPNQFLDLIELAYFCLIAGFEGEYHLKADGRQSLDNTIEDLYQIIQKYRFNKPNRLFNENPLPKTIKKNYKATWITTVVAVAVVILAFVTSHVLLENKAKTVLFGHTQLAMLEN is encoded by the coding sequence ATGACAACTGAGCAATATCCGTCCTCACTTGTCAATCGTCTTGCTATCACAGAGCCCGCGTTGGTTCCAAGTGGATATTATCGTTCGAAATTATTTATTGCCCCATTTTCTACAAATGTTTTAGTTGCAGCTGCCGGACCATTGCTGTCTTTATTGGAAAGACTTTGTTTAAGTCCTTCTTTACCTCCAGTAGAAGATATAAGAGAAAATATACAACATGAATTACGCGCCTTTCATAGTAAATTAGACGCATCTAAATATCCGTTGGATATTATTAGCATTGCTCAATATTTATTATCAGCAACCATTGATGAAATATTAGGTAAAAGTTATCTAAGAGTCTATAACCTGACGACAGAATTCAAATCATTCACTCCCTTATCAAGTGATGGGGCGCAGCCTCAACAGCGTTTTTTTGAAATATTGAATTATATTAAAGAAAGACCAAACCAATTTCTTGATTTAATTGAATTAGCCTACTTTTGCCTGATTGCCGGGTTTGAGGGCGAATACCATCTGAAAGCAGATGGGCGACAATCTCTTGATAATACTATTGAAGATTTATATCAAATCATTCAAAAATATCGTTTTAATAAACCAAATCGTTTGTTTAATGAGAATCCTCTTCCCAAAACCATTAAAAAAAATTATAAAGCAACATGGATAACAACTGTTGTTGCTGTAGCTGTTGTAATTCTGGCTTTCGTTACTAGCCATGTTTTATTAGAAAACAAAGCGAAAACAGTTTTATTTGGACATACCCAACTTGCTATGCTGGAAAACTAA
- the purH gene encoding bifunctional phosphoribosylaminoimidazolecarboxamide formyltransferase/IMP cyclohydrolase: protein MAKKQIDSSFKPHRALLSVSDKRGIRELGQALHDHGVELIATGNTAAILREHKLPVTDVSDCTGFPEIMDGRVKTLHPAIHAGLLARGEQDSPVLKQHGIKPIDLLIVNLYPFEQIINHPDCDFNKAIENIDIGGPTMVRAAAKNHAHTYVIVDPNDYPKLIHYLQDQKVPSHWNFTLAKKAFAHTAAYDAAIANYLTTLDNDYVPTGFPDILTCQFNKITDLRYGENPHQQAIFYADKNSHPGSLGTATLLQGKQLSYNNIIDADAALDCVKSFSNEKSVCVIVKHTNPCGIALSETSLDAYLKAFQSDPVSAYGGIIAFNGTLDSDTAKTILEKQFVEVIIAPDANEEAKKILATKENIRVLLTGFWQQGTNFRLNMKKVDGGLLVQEHDSLSLESCELQTVTRIKPSDEQLENLMFAWLAAKHVKSNAIVYAKDLATIGIGGGQTSRVMSARIGLWQAEQMGFDPKGSVMASDAFIPFPDTIEIAAKAGISAIIQPGGSIRDEQIISYADQHNIAMIFTGVRHFKH, encoded by the coding sequence ATGGCGAAAAAACAAATTGACTCTTCTTTCAAGCCACATCGAGCACTGCTGAGTGTTTCTGATAAAAGAGGAATAAGAGAACTCGGTCAGGCCTTACATGACCATGGAGTGGAATTGATAGCCACGGGTAACACAGCTGCAATATTAAGAGAACATAAATTACCAGTTACCGATGTCAGTGATTGTACGGGATTTCCCGAAATAATGGATGGAAGAGTCAAAACCCTTCATCCAGCTATTCATGCTGGTTTATTAGCCCGCGGAGAACAAGACAGCCCTGTTTTAAAACAACATGGAATAAAACCTATTGATTTACTTATTGTCAATTTATACCCCTTTGAACAAATCATTAACCACCCGGACTGCGATTTTAATAAGGCCATTGAAAACATTGACATTGGTGGACCAACGATGGTGAGGGCAGCAGCTAAAAACCATGCCCATACGTATGTCATCGTTGATCCTAATGATTACCCAAAATTGATTCATTATTTACAAGATCAGAAAGTGCCTTCTCATTGGAATTTTACGTTAGCTAAAAAAGCATTTGCCCATACTGCAGCCTACGATGCCGCAATTGCAAATTATTTAACCACTTTAGATAATGATTATGTACCAACTGGATTTCCCGACATCCTAACCTGTCAATTTAATAAAATTACTGATCTTCGTTATGGTGAAAATCCTCATCAACAAGCTATTTTTTATGCTGATAAAAATTCACATCCAGGCTCTTTAGGCACAGCAACATTATTACAGGGAAAACAATTATCCTATAATAATATCATTGATGCCGATGCAGCTCTCGATTGTGTTAAATCATTTTCCAATGAAAAGTCGGTTTGCGTCATTGTAAAACATACCAACCCCTGCGGCATTGCGCTATCCGAAACATCACTTGATGCTTACTTAAAAGCCTTTCAAAGTGATCCTGTATCCGCTTATGGAGGAATTATTGCTTTCAATGGAACTCTGGACAGCGATACGGCCAAGACAATACTTGAAAAGCAATTTGTTGAAGTCATTATTGCACCTGATGCCAATGAAGAAGCAAAAAAAATTCTGGCAACCAAAGAGAATATTCGTGTTCTTCTCACCGGTTTTTGGCAACAAGGTACCAATTTTAGATTAAATATGAAGAAAGTTGATGGTGGTCTATTAGTACAAGAACATGATTCTCTTTCGCTGGAATCTTGTGAATTGCAAACCGTTACCCGAATAAAACCCTCTGATGAGCAACTCGAAAATTTAATGTTCGCTTGGTTAGCAGCCAAGCATGTCAAATCCAATGCGATTGTATATGCTAAAGATTTGGCCACCATAGGGATTGGAGGAGGGCAAACCAGTCGAGTGATGAGCGCTCGTATTGGTTTGTGGCAAGCAGAGCAAATGGGCTTTGATCCCAAAGGCTCTGTTATGGCCTCAGACGCATTTATACCTTTCCCTGATACTATTGAAATAGCTGCGAAAGCTGGTATATCCGCAATTATTCAACCAGGGGGTTCTATCAGAGATGAACAAATTATTTCTTACGCCGACCAACACAACATTGCCATGATTTTTACAGGAGTGCGTCATTTTAAACATTAA
- the prmA gene encoding 50S ribosomal protein L11 methyltransferase: protein MWFQLKIEHCPNDKIEEITEELEEYGALSIMLTDKNDNPVLEPEPGTTPLWPEVIIHALFAQAEEAQYVREQLADKRPSLHCSLETLADKNWERAWMEDFQPHRFGNRLWVCPTWLSPPEPDAVNLMLDPGLAFGTGTHATTSLCLNWLEQADLKNKSVIDYGCGSGILSLAAIKLGAKHVYAVDIDNQALQATQNNAYVNHITESQLSISSPEALQNPVNLIIANILLAPLINLKERFHQLLPSGMHLVTSGLLEEQAPLLIEAYDSAFNHIATEYCEGWSLLVFTSK from the coding sequence GTGTGGTTTCAACTAAAAATAGAACATTGTCCTAATGACAAGATTGAAGAAATAACCGAGGAACTCGAAGAATACGGTGCCTTGTCCATCATGCTCACGGACAAAAACGATAATCCTGTTCTTGAACCAGAGCCAGGGACAACACCCTTATGGCCTGAGGTAATCATACATGCCTTATTTGCCCAAGCAGAAGAAGCGCAATACGTAAGAGAACAATTGGCTGATAAAAGACCTTCTCTGCATTGCAGTTTGGAAACACTCGCTGATAAAAATTGGGAAAGAGCCTGGATGGAAGATTTTCAACCTCATCGTTTTGGTAACCGTTTATGGGTCTGCCCTACTTGGCTCTCTCCCCCTGAACCTGATGCTGTAAATTTAATGTTAGATCCTGGGTTGGCATTTGGTACAGGCACACATGCGACCACCTCCCTATGCCTAAACTGGCTGGAACAGGCTGACTTAAAAAATAAATCAGTAATAGATTATGGATGTGGCTCAGGGATACTATCCCTCGCTGCAATCAAGTTAGGGGCTAAACATGTCTATGCCGTTGACATAGATAATCAAGCGTTACAAGCGACTCAAAATAATGCGTATGTCAATCATATCACTGAAAGTCAGCTCTCTATCAGCTCCCCGGAGGCATTACAAAACCCTGTGAATTTAATTATCGCAAATATTTTGTTAGCCCCGCTAATCAACTTAAAGGAGCGTTTTCATCAACTACTCCCCTCCGGCATGCATTTGGTAACATCAGGGCTCCTGGAAGAACAAGCCCCTTTACTGATTGAAGCTTATGATTCCGCATTCAATCATATTGCAACTGAATATTGTGAGGGATGGTCATTGCTGGTTTTTACCAGCAAATAA
- the accC gene encoding acetyl-CoA carboxylase biotin carboxylase subunit — MLSKIVIANRGEIALRILRACKELGIQTVAVHSDVDKDLLHVRLADETVCIGPAPAQKSYLNIPAIISAAEITDAVAIHPGYGFLSENADFADIVEQSGFRFIGPRGDSIRLMGDKVSAIAAMKAAGVPCVPGSDGPLGDDDNKNLELARKIGYPIIIKAAGGGGGRGMRVVHSESNLLSAIALTRSEAKAAFNNPIVYMEKFLENPRHVEFQVLGDGKGHAIHLGERDCSMQRRHQKVVEEAPAPGITPELREEIGASVIKACKELQYRGAGTFEFLFQDGCFYFIEMNTRIQVEHPVTEMITGIDLIKEQIKIASDIPLTLTQKDIKLRGHAIECRINAEDPRNFMPSPGTIKLLHQPGGPGIRFDSHIYSSYVVPPNYDSMIGKLISYGATRAEAIARMRNALDEIIIDGIKTNIELHQRILHDKSFMEGGTNIHYLEKMLKDS, encoded by the coding sequence ATGCTCAGTAAAATAGTTATTGCTAATAGAGGCGAAATTGCCCTTCGTATATTGCGTGCTTGTAAAGAACTCGGCATTCAGACTGTTGCTGTTCACTCTGATGTAGACAAAGATTTGTTGCACGTTCGCCTAGCTGATGAAACAGTATGCATAGGCCCTGCGCCTGCCCAAAAAAGCTATCTCAATATTCCCGCAATTATATCCGCGGCAGAAATTACTGATGCAGTGGCGATACATCCAGGTTATGGATTTTTATCAGAAAATGCTGATTTTGCAGATATTGTTGAACAAAGCGGCTTTCGCTTTATTGGCCCGCGCGGTGACTCCATTCGCCTTATGGGGGATAAAGTTTCTGCCATTGCCGCAATGAAAGCGGCAGGAGTCCCCTGTGTTCCCGGTTCAGACGGTCCTTTAGGAGATGACGACAACAAAAACCTGGAGTTAGCGCGAAAAATTGGTTATCCCATCATTATCAAAGCAGCAGGTGGCGGTGGTGGACGTGGCATGAGAGTCGTTCATAGCGAATCCAATTTACTCAGTGCTATTGCATTAACCCGAAGCGAAGCAAAAGCCGCTTTCAATAACCCGATAGTTTACATGGAAAAATTTCTGGAAAATCCTCGCCATGTTGAATTCCAAGTTCTTGGAGATGGTAAAGGACATGCTATACATCTGGGTGAACGTGATTGCTCGATGCAAAGACGACATCAAAAAGTCGTAGAAGAAGCCCCGGCTCCAGGAATTACCCCTGAATTAAGAGAAGAAATTGGCGCGTCAGTGATTAAAGCCTGCAAGGAGTTACAATACCGAGGTGCTGGAACCTTTGAATTTTTATTTCAAGATGGTTGTTTTTATTTCATCGAAATGAATACACGCATCCAGGTTGAGCATCCAGTAACAGAAATGATCACTGGTATTGATTTAATTAAAGAACAAATCAAAATTGCCAGCGATATTCCTCTGACATTAACCCAAAAAGATATTAAATTACGTGGCCATGCTATTGAATGCCGAATCAATGCGGAAGACCCCAGGAATTTTATGCCTTCTCCTGGAACCATAAAATTGCTTCACCAGCCAGGAGGTCCAGGCATTCGTTTTGATTCTCACATCTATAGCAGCTATGTTGTTCCGCCTAATTACGATTCCATGATAGGAAAATTAATAAGTTATGGGGCAACAAGAGCAGAAGCTATTGCCAGAATGCGTAATGCTCTTGATGAAATTATCATTGATGGCATAAAGACTAATATTGAATTACACCAACGTATTCTTCATGACAAATCTTTTATGGAAGGTGGCACAAACATTCACTATCTAGAAAAAATGCTCAAGGATTCATAG
- the accB gene encoding acetyl-CoA carboxylase biotin carboxyl carrier protein has protein sequence MDIRKIRKLIELLEETGISEIEIKEGEESLRLSRHSNIATEAAPQIHYVAPSVAKQTTSTPSSNTSTAEPHVVENKQVTSTSSGHKIRSPMVGTMYTAPSPDNPPFVTVGQSVKAGDTLCIIEAMKMFNEIEADRAGKIVEILVKNGDPVEYDQALFIIE, from the coding sequence ATGGATATCAGAAAAATCAGAAAACTCATTGAGCTCCTGGAAGAAACTGGCATTTCAGAGATTGAAATCAAAGAAGGTGAAGAGTCATTAAGGCTAAGCCGGCATAGTAATATAGCAACAGAAGCGGCTCCACAAATTCATTATGTGGCTCCTTCTGTCGCGAAACAAACGACTTCTACTCCTTCATCCAATACTTCTACCGCCGAACCTCATGTGGTTGAAAATAAACAAGTCACTTCAACCTCCTCAGGCCATAAAATTCGTTCACCAATGGTTGGTACAATGTACACAGCCCCATCGCCAGACAACCCTCCTTTTGTGACAGTGGGACAATCTGTTAAAGCGGGCGATACTTTATGCATTATTGAAGCAATGAAAATGTTCAATGAAATTGAAGCAGATCGTGCTGGGAAAATTGTTGAAATCCTGGTAAAAAACGGGGATCCCGTTGAATATGACCAGGCCTTGTTTATCATAGAATAG
- the aroQ gene encoding type II 3-dehydroquinate dehydratase, whose product MKKILVLHGPNLNLLGSREPFIYGHTSLTQINGDLIQEADNAGIQLSCFQSNAEAELIQAVHQAGIDKINYIIINPAAFTHTSIALRDALSAVAIPFIEVHLSNIFSRETFRHHSYFSDIAVGVISGLGAQGYLLALQAIIKELQ is encoded by the coding sequence ATGAAAAAAATTCTAGTATTACATGGCCCCAATTTAAACCTTTTAGGTTCCCGAGAACCATTCATTTATGGCCATACTTCGCTAACTCAAATCAATGGTGATTTAATCCAGGAAGCTGACAATGCAGGGATTCAACTCAGCTGCTTTCAAAGCAATGCTGAAGCAGAGTTAATTCAAGCAGTCCATCAGGCTGGAATTGATAAAATCAATTACATTATCATAAATCCTGCAGCATTTACTCATACAAGCATTGCCCTTAGAGATGCTTTAAGTGCGGTTGCCATTCCATTTATTGAGGTTCATTTAAGTAACATTTTTTCCCGTGAAACTTTTCGCCACCACTCCTATTTCTCAGATATCGCCGTTGGTGTCATTAGCGGTTTGGGGGCGCAAGGGTATTTACTGGCCTTACAAGCAATTATCAAAGAATTACAGTAG
- a CDS encoding biotin/lipoyl-containing protein, translating into MQRSKLHDKIGHYSVNNKIGPGDITVAISGSIIAVHVSAGDEVKAGQVVLVIEAMRMETEIKAPVNGVVAEVLCQKGDKVTPGQILIRMEVS; encoded by the coding sequence GTGCAACGCTCCAAACTCCATGACAAAATAGGGCATTACTCAGTTAATAACAAAATAGGACCAGGGGATATTACTGTAGCCATCTCCGGTTCTATTATTGCAGTTCATGTTTCTGCCGGGGATGAAGTAAAGGCCGGGCAGGTTGTGCTGGTTATTGAAGCGATGAGAATGGAGACAGAAATAAAAGCACCTGTGAATGGAGTAGTTGCAGAAGTATTATGTCAAAAGGGAGATAAAGTGACTCCTGGGCAAATATTAATCAGGATGGAAGTGAGTTAA